The DNA window TTCAAGCAGAACGCGGTAGTCGTAGGCATATACTTCGTTGCAGTAGATTTGGTGGTGAGAAATGCGGGTTAGCCGATCCTGAGGCTCTTTCTTCGTCCTTTCCAGGAGATGGGAAGTAGAGGTCCAAGTATACCAAAAACTACAACATAGAGGCTGTGCCAGATTTCATCCAGCAAGAAAGCTGCTGGTTCAAACGGTCGAGATAGTAAGGAAGTGTATTTGGCGATGAGGATGCCATCTCCAATCATTTTGACAAACCATGGAAGCAGCCACGTGGAATCCAGGCTTACGACAAAGGCGGCCATGCCAGCGACTACTGCAAGGTTGGCGAGGAAAATTGCGGAAACAATCCATCTGAAGACACTTCTGACAAAAGGAAGCTCGTAATAGATTTTGCCTTTTGAGGCAAATCTCAGCCTCTGACGAACAAACGAGGCAAAGTCGGGGGGAGGAGGGCTCTTAACCTGAGCCTCTGGATTGACGCAGAATTCGATCTCCCACCCGGCGTCGATGATTTTATGCATGATGAGCGTATCATCGCCTGAAAAGAAGGAATTGATTTCTTCATAACCCCTCACCGAGTCGAAGGCCGAACGTCTGATGGCCAGGTTTCGTCCGCTTACGGTCAGGGGAAATCCACGGGCAAATCCCCCGGCCGCCAGTGAATCCTGACCCAGTGAATCCAGAAGCAGTGCGCGCCTCCACAGTCCTCCACCATTCTCCAGGGGGCTCGGTCCCCCGACCATGCCAACCCTGGTATCCTTAAAGAGCATTGCCATGGTCGAAATCCAGGACGCCCCCATGGTACAGTCGGCATCGGTGAAGACAAGTATCTCTCCTTCCGAGGATTGAACTGCTTTTGAGAGAGCCCACATCTTGGGAGACCAGTTGTCGGGGGTATCATCCACCAACAAATGTGTCACACGGGAATCGTTCTCAGAGAACTTTCTCACAATATCACCTGTCGAGTCAGCGGAGTCATCATTTGCGATGACAACCTCCAACTGACTGCCAGGATAGTCCTGGCACAGGACATGTTGCAGAAGGTTGCCAATATTATCCTCTTCATTCCGAGCCGCCACGATGACCGAGACAAGAGGGAGCCGATTACGTTTCTTTGAGGTCTGCTGCTGCGGCGTGCCCGTTATGCCATTCCTCAGCCAGAGAAGGAAAGAGAGATACGCGAAAGCAACAAGTGTGAACAGAATAATCACTGAATAAGAACTCTCAACTTAGGACTATCTCGGCGAACCTTCAAATAGCTGATTACAGCCCAATTGAAAGTTGGATCATGGCATCGAACTTTTGTGAGTTGACCCTTTTTCCGCTCTGAGGGTCCACGCGCCGCAGCCAATGGTCATAGTAAAGATCGAAAGAGAAACGCATAAAGGAAAAAAGGAGAAGTTCTCCCCGAAAGCCGGCCAGAATCCTCGTCTCCGGGTTTAATTCAAAGGGAAACAGAAATGGGATTTTTTCACGATCATATTGCATTTCAACAGTTTCATCACTCACTTCTCCACGCCTCGTTCTCTGGACATAGATCTGTACCCACCACGCCTCACCCGGAGCTCCCTCTGCCGCGAGAAACATATTGTCGGAATTGGGACCGGACCAGAAACCCAGATACTGGCCGTAGTGCTGAAATGTATTTACTCTGCTCCGGTGGACATAAACATAGGGGGTCATATGAGAGGCTTCGAATCGTAGAATGGATTTCCAGTCACGAAGAAATGGAAGCAGATAGGCGAAGCCAGCCTGGTAGGCCATCCAATTCCTACTCTTCCTTTTGTTGAATGTGTCTACAAAGTCCCATTCATCAATATATAGTGATCCATAGAATCGGCCAAAAGACTTTACCGCAATTTGGAGATCCCCGAACATCTGGAGATTATCAGAGTCACTAAGGTTATGCTGGGTTGACCAATAGAAGAGTACCGGGAGTGCGTAGGCCATTTCCACTCCTCGTGCACCGTAGACGACAGATTCGCCGAAACCAATGTTGATGTTTTCGCGCGGTGAAAAATCGAGACGATGGGCCACCACGAATTTACGCACTAGAGGCAATCCGCCTTTAAGATAGAGTCTTGAGTTAGTGGAATCGCGAAATGTCGAGTTTAGACTGCCATGCAGATAAGTAAACGTCCACCTATCCGAGAAGCGGTGTTTCCAACTCAGGAAAGGGAAACTGGGTGCCTTCTCGGATAGCCATGTCTGGCCGGCATAACCGGGTCCCCACACGGGGTTAGACTGTGCGAACGTGAATTCTCCGTAGGGATAGGCGAGAACAATGCCGCCGTCTCCGATGCTGTATTCAACCCAGGTGGAATCGTTACTCTGATATGCCCGGCGCCCTATCTCTTTCTGCCAGGTGAAGTCATATGAAAGATCAGAAATCTTGCTTTTACTCACCACTGAGTGTTTCTCGATCCGCCCCCACAGGATCAGTCCAAATCCTCTTATGGGCAGCAACCGGTATTTGGTAAACAGATTCACCGCGGGGGCAATATCCGCGAAGAAACCTTCCCTGTTCACCCGGCCGCCATTGGGATAAAATGTGGAAGTGAAATCTGGAAAAAACTTTATCCTCTCATTCCGAAACAAGGAATCCCCGGCTTGGGATCTGAGCAAGTCGTCGCTCCCCGGGGGCGTGTCCACTCGCCACTCATGATTGAGGCGGTTCGAAAGGTAGGGTTCTATTTCCCCTTCCTCGATAGATCTGACCTCAAAAAAATGTAGATTTAATCCCGTGGGGCGCACCAAGGTCTGGCCGGAAAGAAAGAGGGGAAGAAGGAGCAAATTGACCAGACTTATGATCCGGCCTCGACGGTCTTGTGTCTCAATAGTCAAGACTTGATGTTTGCAGGTTAGAAAAGTACCTGAGTCAGAATGTCGACGGGAAAGCTATTGAGGAATGGGGATATTTCAAAGCCCCCACTGACCTTTACTGACCTTTGCCTGACATCATAACGGCGGCGGTTCTGAACATGATCATAAAGTCGAGCGAGAGGCTCAAGTTCTCAATGTAAAAGAAATCGTATTTCAGTTTTTGTCTTACATCTTCCACGGTGGAGTCATAGGAATGCTTGATCTGAGCCCAGCCTGTAATTCCCGGCCGGATCTTGTATCTCCGATAGTAGAATGGAAATTGCTCCATCAATTTTTCAACGAAGTAGGGACGTTCAGGTCTCGGTCCCACAACACTCATATCCCCTTTCAGAACATTGATGAATTGAGGCATCTCGTCCAGTCTAAACCGCCTGAGAAACTTACCCACCTTTGTGATTCTCGGGTCATCCTCCATTGCCCAGATAGGTCCTGTATGGGATTCGGCATTGTGCACCATGGATCGAAACTTACTCACAATGAACCGTCGGCCGTTCTGTCCCATTCTCTCCTGTCGGTAAAAAATGGGCCCTTTTGAGTTAATCTTGATGGCAGCCGCAACGACCAACCAGACAGGAAACAGGGGTACCAGCACAAGAAACGACATGACCAGGTCAATGAGGCGCTTGAGATACCTCTGCTGGCTGGTCATAATCTCAGGATTGATCTGAACGAGAGGAATCCCATAAATGTGTTCCGTCCTGGCCAGGCCGCTGACCACTTCGTACATATCGGGAATTATTTTCAGGGATACGGGAGATCCGTTTGCAATGGTCATGATGTCCAGCAGTCTGTCGTGATCTGGCTTTTCCAGGACTACTATCACTTCACTGACGTGACGTTCGTCAACTGCCTCCTTGAGATTACCCAGTGATCCCAGGACCGGTTTCCCATCAATTTCCTCAATCCCATCCGTTGAGAACTGTGGCGTGAAGTAACCCAGGAAATTATAGCCCATAAGGGGGTCGTTCAGTCGTTGAGCCAGATTCCGGGCCCTTTCATTTGTCCCTACGATAACCGCATTCTTCCTTCCATATCCCCGTCGGAGGAAGAACTTCTGCACTTGCCTCACCACCAGTCTTCCAGATGACACAGAGGCCACGAAAACTATCCAGTACTGAAGAAGCATTCCACTGGGTATGACGAAGGGAAGTTTCAACAGCTCATTGCACATTACGCCAACCAGAGTTGTCGCGAGGGTGATTTTGAAAAGGGTTTGCAATTCATCAAACCTGGAGAGGGTAGGATCCACACGATACCGTCCGTTGACATAGAACAACGTGAACCATAACAATTGAATGGACGCAACGGACAGCAGGACAAATCCGGGAAATATGATTGCGGTGTCATAGAGCGGGAGGAAGATGGCCGAAAAAGCTACCCATCCCGCGATGGTATCTGTGACAATGAGAACGGCCACAACCATCCAATACTTCCAATTCCTTTTGAAGTTCACTCTCGACATGGTCACACAGTACAATCAATACATAAGGTATGTAGGGGAAAGAAAAAACCGAATGCTCTGGATCACATTCGGTTCATTGGGTCGGAGTCGGTCCATCTGCAAAAGGTTTCCTGCTTTTACTTTACTTCGCTACTGAAATGACGTTTCAGGCTAAACCTTTAACAAATTTCGATACGTGCTCCTTTTTTTACAATTTATTGCCTCGATTTTCGGATGTCAAGCATTATTGCAACCGTATTGCAACCCCGTCTCGCCAGAAAATTCGACTGTTCCTGTTTCAATTCAAGAAATCGTGCAGGACGTTTGCGATTCTCTCTGCCGAGTGTCCATCCCATAACGGCGGAATTTTGCCCTCTTTTTGATCTCCTTCTAAAATCTGATCCACTTTCCTGCAAAGGAGGTTCATGTCCTTCCCGACGAGTTGATTTGTGCCATCTGTAACGGTGACGGGTCTTTCGGTGTTTTCCCTCAATGTGAGGCACGGCACACCGAGAAATGTGGTCTCTTCCTGAATACCACCGGAATCTGTGATTGCAACGGTCGAAGATTGCAGCAGGGAGATAAATCCGAGGTAACCCATGGGCTCTCTGAGCTGGAAGGATTCGCTCCCCGGAAGTCGCAAATCGAAATCAGCGATGCGCTGTCGCGTTCGCGGATGGATGGGGAAAACGACCTTTAGTCGCTCACTTATTTGAGCAAGCATTTCCACAATCCGTCTGAGCATGGTAAGGTCATCCACATTTGATGGACGGTGAAGTGTGACCAGGGCGTATTTCTCCGGTAAGCCGAAAGACCCTGGGTCCTTCGCTTTGGGAAGGAGTTGAACCAGAGTATCAATCATCACATTACCCACCAGGTGAATTTTAGCCGGATTCACTC is part of the Candidatus Neomarinimicrobiota bacterium genome and encodes:
- a CDS encoding glycosyltransferase — encoded protein: MIILFTLVAFAYLSFLLWLRNGITGTPQQQTSKKRNRLPLVSVIVAARNEEDNIGNLLQHVLCQDYPGSQLEVVIANDDSADSTGDIVRKFSENDSRVTHLLVDDTPDNWSPKMWALSKAVQSSEGEILVFTDADCTMGASWISTMAMLFKDTRVGMVGGPSPLENGGGLWRRALLLDSLGQDSLAAGGFARGFPLTVSGRNLAIRRSAFDSVRGYEEINSFFSGDDTLIMHKIIDAGWEIEFCVNPEAQVKSPPPPDFASFVRQRLRFASKGKIYYELPFVRSVFRWIVSAIFLANLAVVAGMAAFVVSLDSTWLLPWFVKMIGDGILIAKYTSLLSRPFEPAAFLLDEIWHSLYVVVFGILGPLLPISWKGRRKSLRIG
- a CDS encoding capsule assembly Wzi family protein; its protein translation is MTIETQDRRGRIISLVNLLLLPLFLSGQTLVRPTGLNLHFFEVRSIEEGEIEPYLSNRLNHEWRVDTPPGSDDLLRSQAGDSLFRNERIKFFPDFTSTFYPNGGRVNREGFFADIAPAVNLFTKYRLLPIRGFGLILWGRIEKHSVVSKSKISDLSYDFTWQKEIGRRAYQSNDSTWVEYSIGDGGIVLAYPYGEFTFAQSNPVWGPGYAGQTWLSEKAPSFPFLSWKHRFSDRWTFTYLHGSLNSTFRDSTNSRLYLKGGLPLVRKFVVAHRLDFSPRENINIGFGESVVYGARGVEMAYALPVLFYWSTQHNLSDSDNLQMFGDLQIAVKSFGRFYGSLYIDEWDFVDTFNKRKSRNWMAYQAGFAYLLPFLRDWKSILRFEASHMTPYVYVHRSRVNTFQHYGQYLGFWSGPNSDNMFLAAEGAPGEAWWVQIYVQRTRRGEVSDETVEMQYDREKIPFLFPFELNPETRILAGFRGELLLFSFMRFSFDLYYDHWLRRVDPQSGKRVNSQKFDAMIQLSIGL
- a CDS encoding sugar transferase, which encodes MVVAVLIVTDTIAGWVAFSAIFLPLYDTAIIFPGFVLLSVASIQLLWFTLFYVNGRYRVDPTLSRFDELQTLFKITLATTLVGVMCNELLKLPFVIPSGMLLQYWIVFVASVSSGRLVVRQVQKFFLRRGYGRKNAVIVGTNERARNLAQRLNDPLMGYNFLGYFTPQFSTDGIEEIDGKPVLGSLGNLKEAVDERHVSEVIVVLEKPDHDRLLDIMTIANGSPVSLKIIPDMYEVVSGLARTEHIYGIPLVQINPEIMTSQQRYLKRLIDLVMSFLVLVPLFPVWLVVAAAIKINSKGPIFYRQERMGQNGRRFIVSKFRSMVHNAESHTGPIWAMEDDPRITKVGKFLRRFRLDEMPQFINVLKGDMSVVGPRPERPYFVEKLMEQFPFYYRRYKIRPGITGWAQIKHSYDSTVEDVRQKLKYDFFYIENLSLSLDFMIMFRTAAVMMSGKGQ
- the wecB gene encoding UDP-N-acetylglucosamine 2-epimerase (non-hydrolyzing), encoding MMKLVHVVGARPNFMKVTPVWRAISKRLSTRQILVHTGQHYDVNMSEVFFTDLGLPEPDHYLDVGSGSHAEQTASIMTGFHGVVSRVKPDLVLVYGDVNSTVAAALVCAKLLIPVGHVEAGLRSLDRTMPEEINRLLTDQISDLLFTPSSDGNENLIREGVNPAKIHLVGNVMIDTLVQLLPKAKDPGSFGLPEKYALVTLHRPSNVDDLTMLRRIVEMLAQISERLKVVFPIHPRTRQRIADFDLRLPGSESFQLREPMGYLGFISLLQSSTVAITDSGGIQEETTFLGVPCLTLRENTERPVTVTDGTNQLVGKDMNLLCRKVDQILEGDQKEGKIPPLWDGHSAERIANVLHDFLN